One window of Methanogenium organophilum genomic DNA carries:
- the ftsA gene encoding coenzyme F390 synthetase: MVYFNPETETMPRDALDTLIDERIRYTIQYAVDNSPFYRKWFRNNQIDSKSIREHEDLLELPVINGATIRENQPPATTDFCFKSAPWDDIYTVHETSGTSGTPKAFFLMWDDWQRYAEKYARAFVSQGFGPGDRVAVCASYGMNVGANTMTLAAHKIGFTVIPEGKCTFPVRVIQSYHPTAIIGSVFKLLRLAHRMEAEGMDPKDSGIQKLIVGGESFAEGSRNYLEEVWGIPAYNTYGSTEGTMCGECLIRNGLHVPEDLVHMDLYDPNLSSFVPDGQSGRIVLTTLLPEGARSGNLLINYDTEDVTEVITRDPCPCGRTHMRVKNPIREAETVQIKDVPVNRVDIEEGVFQRENMEYLSGEYEVFVYSDEDSGTVAMRVSLECHDPDTCDKNEVEENFLSALFRQKPSLSHIYSDGTLEILFNYPPNGGLELYRLKGRPKRLIDRR; this comes from the coding sequence ATGGTATATTTTAATCCTGAGACCGAGACAATGCCAAGAGACGCACTGGACACACTCATAGATGAACGGATCAGGTATACTATTCAATATGCAGTGGATAATTCACCATTTTACCGAAAATGGTTCAGAAACAACCAGATTGATTCAAAATCCATCCGTGAACATGAAGACCTGCTCGAACTTCCTGTGATAAACGGTGCCACAATCCGGGAAAATCAACCACCGGCGACAACTGATTTCTGTTTTAAGAGTGCACCCTGGGATGACATATATACCGTTCATGAAACCAGTGGGACGTCCGGAACGCCTAAGGCATTTTTTCTGATGTGGGACGACTGGCAGCGGTATGCGGAAAAATATGCACGGGCATTTGTATCGCAGGGGTTCGGTCCCGGTGACCGGGTCGCTGTCTGTGCCAGTTACGGGATGAACGTTGGTGCGAATACAATGACACTTGCCGCCCACAAAATAGGGTTCACCGTTATTCCGGAAGGAAAATGCACGTTCCCCGTCAGGGTCATACAGAGTTACCACCCAACCGCAATTATCGGAAGTGTCTTCAAACTGCTTCGTCTGGCACATCGCATGGAAGCAGAGGGGATGGACCCGAAGGATTCCGGAATACAGAAACTCATCGTGGGCGGGGAGAGTTTTGCAGAAGGATCACGGAACTATCTGGAGGAGGTGTGGGGAATTCCTGCCTACAATACCTACGGAAGCACCGAGGGGACGATGTGCGGGGAGTGTTTGATCAGAAACGGCCTTCATGTCCCTGAAGATCTCGTCCATATGGACCTCTATGATCCAAACCTCAGCTCATTTGTACCTGATGGACAGAGCGGGAGAATTGTTTTGACAACCCTTCTTCCGGAAGGGGCAAGAAGCGGGAATCTGCTCATCAATTATGATACCGAGGATGTCACCGAAGTTATCACACGTGACCCCTGTCCCTGCGGACGCACCCATATGCGTGTCAAAAATCCCATCCGGGAAGCAGAAACCGTCCAGATCAAAGATGTACCGGTTAACCGTGTGGATATCGAAGAAGGGGTATTTCAGCGTGAAAATATGGAGTATCTCTCCGGTGAATATGAGGTATTTGTCTACAGCGATGAGGACAGCGGAACCGTTGCGATGCGGGTAAGTCTGGAATGCCACGACCCCGATACCTGCGACAAAAACGAGGTGGAAGAGAACTTTCTCTCCGCACTATTCAGGCAAAAACCGTCGCTCAGCCATATCTACAGTGACGGAACGCTGGAGATTCTCTTCAATTACCCCCCAAACGGCGGACTGGAGCTGTATCGCCTGAAAGGGCGTCCCAAACGTCTTATCGACAGAAGATAA
- a CDS encoding HEAT repeat domain-containing protein: protein MGEKQERDAKREEMFAYFLRNLTSDNPSLRFGAAHSLGRMNDPRAIEPLIALLNDEDWRVRFKTVWALGRLGDLRVLAFLSPLSRDESETVRDSVVQAKEEILRRESMKHR, encoded by the coding sequence ATGGGAGAAAAGCAGGAGAGAGATGCAAAGAGAGAAGAGATGTTTGCCTATTTTCTCAGAAATCTGACCTCCGATAACCCGTCACTTCGATTTGGTGCTGCTCATTCTCTGGGGCGGATGAATGATCCCCGTGCAATTGAACCGCTGATTGCACTCCTGAATGATGAGGACTGGCGGGTCCGCTTCAAGACAGTCTGGGCCCTTGGGAGACTGGGGGATCTGCGTGTGCTTGCGTTCCTGAGTCCTCTCTCACGTGATGAATCAGAGACTGTCAGGGACAGTGTAGTACAGGCAAAGGAAGAGATACTCCGTAGGGAATCAATGAAACACCGATAA
- a CDS encoding LemA family protein translates to MIGWIIGGILVVVLIALLLWFVGIYNRFQSLKNSSEATLGQIRVAMKKRLDMINQLLGAVQSYASFEKETLEKVTQMRSGVGDAGPGDLNEIEAQSRSILGRLFAVVENYPDLKTASVVSELTASIRTIEDEIGRQRYTYNNISEQYNTMCDTIPSNFIASAAHFSKLEYLEFEEEIAEAPKIAF, encoded by the coding sequence ATGATTGGATGGATTATTGGCGGTATTCTTGTAGTTGTTCTTATTGCACTGCTCCTCTGGTTTGTGGGTATCTATAACCGTTTCCAGAGCCTGAAGAACTCATCAGAGGCAACGCTGGGACAAATTCGTGTTGCAATGAAGAAACGGCTGGATATGATAAATCAGCTCCTCGGCGCTGTGCAGAGTTATGCATCGTTTGAGAAAGAAACTCTTGAAAAAGTGACACAGATGCGTTCTGGTGTGGGAGATGCAGGTCCCGGCGACCTCAATGAAATTGAGGCACAGTCCCGTTCAATACTTGGGCGCCTCTTTGCTGTCGTGGAAAATTATCCTGATCTGAAGACTGCCTCGGTGGTTTCTGAACTGACGGCCTCTATCCGCACTATCGAAGATGAGATCGGCAGGCAGCGCTATACCTACAATAACATATCAGAACAGTACAACACGATGTGTGATACGATTCCATCGAATTTTATTGCGTCTGCAGCTCATTTCTCAAAACTTGAGTATCTTGAGTTTGAAGAAGAGATTGCCGAAGCACCGAAGATCGCATTCTAG